One window of Thermacetogenium phaeum DSM 12270 genomic DNA carries:
- the cysE gene encoding serine O-acetyltransferase, protein MELFRRIKRDIQVVFERDPAARSILEVILCYPGFHAILLHRIAHWFYKRGLVLLPRLISQLNRALTGIEIHPGAKIGEGLFIDHGMGVVIGETAEIGDNVTIYQGVTLGGTGKEKGKRHPTVGNNVVISAGAKVLGSLVIGNNVKIGAGSVVLKDVPDNCTVVGVPGKIVKRDGRRIREAGEEGIDLRHNQLPDPIGEMLLSLQRRVLQLEGRIAELEAECSGSNGVQHIV, encoded by the coding sequence ATGGAGCTATTCCGGAGAATCAAGCGGGATATCCAGGTTGTTTTTGAGCGGGACCCCGCAGCAAGAAGCATTCTGGAGGTTATCCTCTGTTATCCGGGTTTCCATGCCATCCTGTTGCATAGAATTGCTCACTGGTTTTACAAGCGGGGGTTGGTGCTGCTCCCCAGGCTGATCTCCCAATTAAACAGGGCCTTAACGGGTATTGAGATCCATCCGGGAGCGAAGATTGGGGAGGGTTTGTTTATCGATCACGGAATGGGAGTGGTGATCGGTGAGACTGCGGAGATCGGTGATAATGTGACCATCTACCAGGGGGTCACCCTGGGAGGCACCGGCAAGGAGAAGGGAAAGCGCCATCCGACAGTCGGAAATAATGTGGTGATCAGCGCCGGCGCCAAGGTGTTGGGTTCGCTGGTGATCGGCAATAACGTCAAGATCGGCGCCGGCTCCGTGGTACTCAAGGATGTGCCGGACAACTGCACCGTTGTGGGAGTACCCGGCAAGATAGTGAAGCGCGACGGGCGCAGGATACGGGAAGCAGGGGAGGAAGGTATCGACCTCAGGCACAATCAACTCCCCGATCCCATCGGTGAGATGCTCCTCTCCCTGCAGCGGAGGGTATTGCAGCTGGAAGGCAGGATTGCGGAACTGGAGGCTGAATGCAGTGGCTCTAATGGTGTACAACACATTGTCTAG
- a CDS encoding valine--tRNA ligase: protein MRDEQLIPKTYDPHRVEKKWYEFWLEKNFFHAEPEKGGKPFCIVIPPPNVTGSLHLGHALDNTMQDVLVRWRRMQGYNTLWLPGTDHAGIATQARVEEQLAKEGLSKYDLGREKFLERVWAWKEAYGGKIIEQLKRLGASCDWERERFTMDEGCSRAVREVFCRLYEKGLIYRGSYIINWCPRCRTTISDIEVEHTDEEAKLYYITYPGVDGGPGITVATTRPETMMGDTGVAVNPNDQRYRHLIGKKVILPLMNREIPVIADEIVDPSFGTGAVKVTPAHDPNDFEIGRRHGLPEIVAIGKDGILTAEAGRYAGMTREEARQRVVQDLAEEGLLLKVEDYTHAVGHCYRCGTTIEPLVSEQWFVRMKPLAEPAMEAVKQGRIRFVPERFTKIYLNWLENIRDWCISRQLWWGHRIPVWYCRECGATICAVNDPTECSQCGGTGLEQDPDVLDTWFSSALWPFSTMGWPEYTKDLEFYYPTTVLVTGRDIIFFWVARMIFMGLEFMDDVPFREVLIHGLVLDALGRKMSKSLRNGIDPLEVIEKYGADTLRFTLLTGNTPGNDLRFYWEKVEGARNFANKVWNASRFAMLNLKDFRPEEAGDLKNGEGLTLADRWILSRFNKTVSGVTANLEAYELGEAARLLYEFIWSEFCDWYIEVIKPRLYGKESEESRRTAQAVLHYVLINTLELLHPFMPFLTEEIWQHLPHQGESIVVAPWPEVQQNFDDAKSEAEMEFLMEVIRGIRNMRGEMNIHPGRSVRCVAIAVPEHGALLQSYRSYVENLANCDPLEVVGPGQSKPKQALSTVVRGTEIYLPLAGLVDLDKELARLEKEAKTIEGVLQRVQKKLSNEQFLAKAPPEVVEKEREREAELRRTKEALNRRLAALKS from the coding sequence ATGAGGGACGAACAGCTGATTCCCAAGACATATGACCCTCATCGGGTTGAAAAGAAGTGGTACGAATTCTGGCTGGAAAAGAACTTCTTTCACGCGGAGCCGGAGAAAGGGGGGAAGCCCTTTTGCATTGTCATACCTCCCCCTAACGTCACCGGTTCCCTGCACCTGGGGCATGCCTTGGACAACACCATGCAGGATGTCCTGGTGCGCTGGCGCCGGATGCAGGGTTACAACACACTCTGGCTGCCGGGCACGGATCACGCCGGAATTGCCACCCAGGCCCGGGTTGAAGAGCAGTTGGCCAAAGAGGGCCTGAGCAAGTACGATCTCGGTAGGGAAAAGTTTTTGGAGCGCGTCTGGGCCTGGAAGGAGGCCTACGGCGGCAAAATCATCGAACAGCTGAAGAGGCTGGGGGCCTCCTGCGACTGGGAGCGGGAGCGCTTCACAATGGACGAGGGATGCTCCCGGGCGGTGCGGGAGGTCTTCTGCCGTCTCTACGAGAAGGGGCTGATCTACCGGGGGAGTTACATCATCAACTGGTGCCCCCGCTGTCGGACGACGATCTCCGATATCGAAGTGGAGCATACCGATGAGGAAGCTAAGCTCTACTATATCACTTATCCCGGTGTAGACGGCGGGCCGGGGATTACTGTGGCCACGACCCGCCCGGAGACCATGATGGGAGACACTGGAGTCGCCGTCAACCCGAATGATCAACGCTACCGCCACCTGATCGGCAAAAAGGTCATCCTCCCTCTGATGAACCGGGAAATCCCGGTGATCGCCGACGAGATCGTGGATCCCTCTTTTGGAACCGGCGCCGTCAAGGTAACGCCGGCCCATGACCCGAACGACTTCGAGATCGGCCGCCGCCATGGTCTCCCGGAAATAGTTGCCATCGGCAAGGATGGCATACTGACCGCCGAGGCCGGCAGGTACGCCGGGATGACCAGGGAGGAGGCCCGCCAGCGGGTTGTGCAGGACCTGGCCGAGGAGGGCCTGCTCCTGAAGGTCGAGGACTACACCCATGCCGTCGGCCACTGTTACCGCTGCGGCACTACCATCGAACCGCTGGTTTCCGAGCAGTGGTTCGTGCGCATGAAACCGCTGGCGGAGCCGGCAATGGAGGCGGTAAAACAAGGGCGGATCCGCTTTGTGCCGGAGCGGTTTACCAAGATCTATCTGAACTGGCTGGAGAACATCAGGGACTGGTGCATCTCCCGGCAGCTCTGGTGGGGGCACCGGATCCCCGTCTGGTATTGCCGGGAATGCGGCGCCACCATCTGTGCGGTGAATGACCCCACGGAGTGTTCCCAGTGCGGCGGCACGGGGCTGGAACAGGACCCCGATGTGCTGGATACCTGGTTCAGTTCTGCGCTCTGGCCGTTCTCCACCATGGGCTGGCCGGAGTACACCAAAGATCTGGAATTTTACTACCCGACAACGGTGCTGGTTACCGGGAGGGACATCATCTTCTTCTGGGTGGCCCGGATGATCTTCATGGGCCTGGAATTCATGGATGACGTTCCTTTCCGGGAGGTGCTCATCCACGGGCTGGTGCTTGATGCCTTGGGGCGCAAGATGAGCAAATCGCTGCGCAATGGGATCGATCCCCTTGAGGTGATCGAGAAGTACGGCGCCGATACCCTGCGCTTTACCCTGCTCACCGGGAACACCCCAGGCAATGACCTTCGTTTTTACTGGGAAAAGGTCGAGGGCGCCCGGAACTTCGCCAATAAGGTCTGGAACGCCTCCCGCTTCGCCATGCTCAACCTTAAGGATTTCCGGCCGGAAGAGGCCGGAGACCTGAAAAACGGAGAGGGTTTAACCCTGGCCGACAGGTGGATCCTGAGCAGGTTTAATAAAACTGTGAGCGGCGTAACCGCCAATCTGGAGGCCTACGAATTGGGGGAGGCTGCCCGGCTGCTCTATGAATTCATCTGGAGCGAATTTTGCGACTGGTACATTGAAGTTATCAAGCCGCGGCTTTACGGAAAGGAGAGCGAGGAGAGCAGGCGCACCGCCCAAGCCGTCCTGCACTACGTTCTCATCAATACCCTGGAGCTTCTGCACCCCTTCATGCCTTTCCTCACCGAAGAGATCTGGCAGCACCTTCCCCACCAAGGGGAGAGCATCGTGGTGGCTCCCTGGCCTGAAGTGCAGCAGAACTTCGATGACGCGAAGAGCGAGGCGGAGATGGAATTTCTGATGGAGGTAATCCGCGGCATCAGGAATATGCGCGGGGAGATGAACATACATCCGGGGCGTTCCGTCAGGTGTGTTGCCATAGCCGTTCCGGAGCATGGCGCTCTCTTGCAGAGCTACAGGTCTTATGTGGAAAACCTGGCCAACTGCGATCCCCTTGAGGTCGTGGGACCTGGGCAGTCGAAGCCGAAGCAGGCTTTGAGCACTGTGGTCAGGGGCACGGAAATCTACCTGCCTCTGGCAGGGCTGGTGGATCTGGATAAGGAGCTTGCCCGCCTGGAGAAAGAGGCGAAGACCATTGAGGGGGTTTTGCAGCGGGTGCAGAAGAAGCTTTCCAATGAGCAGTTTCTTGCCAAAGCGCCGCCGGAGGTGGTAGAGAAGGAGCGGGAAAGGGAAGCCGAACTGAGAAGGACCAAAGAGGCCCTCAACCGCCGGCTGGCGGCCCTGAAGTCTTGA
- the pstB gene encoding phosphate ABC transporter ATP-binding protein PstB, which translates to MEEIKFKISNLNLYYGTNRVLKDINLEIVAHQVTALIGPSGCGKSSLLRSLNRMNDLIPGARIEGSVLLDGEDIYRPGLDVADLRKRVGMVFQRPNPFPKSIFENVAYGPRRHGIRNRRVLAEIVEKSLREAALWDEVKDSLHKPALQLSGGQQQRLCIARALAVEPEVLLMDEPCSALDPISTARVEDLIDELKRDYTIVIVTHNMQQAARVSQYTAFLWDGTLVEFGETGRLFTNPVRKETEDYITGRYG; encoded by the coding sequence ATGGAAGAGATAAAATTTAAGATCAGCAATCTGAATCTCTATTACGGCACCAACCGGGTGTTGAAGGATATCAACCTGGAAATCGTTGCTCACCAGGTAACGGCCCTGATCGGTCCTTCGGGATGCGGCAAATCCAGCCTGCTCAGGTCTTTGAACAGGATGAACGACCTCATTCCCGGGGCCAGAATTGAGGGCAGTGTCCTGCTCGATGGGGAGGATATTTACAGACCGGGGCTCGATGTGGCGGATCTGCGCAAGCGTGTGGGCATGGTCTTCCAGCGTCCGAATCCCTTTCCCAAGTCCATCTTTGAAAATGTCGCTTACGGGCCGCGGCGGCACGGCATCCGCAACCGGCGGGTTCTCGCCGAGATTGTAGAGAAGAGCCTGCGTGAGGCCGCCCTCTGGGATGAGGTCAAGGACAGCTTGCACAAGCCCGCCCTGCAACTTTCCGGGGGCCAGCAGCAGCGTCTCTGCATCGCCCGGGCACTGGCGGTGGAACCGGAAGTTCTGCTGATGGATGAACCCTGTTCTGCGCTCGACCCTATTTCTACGGCCAGGGTGGAAGACCTCATCGATGAGCTTAAACGTGATTACACCATCGTTATCGTCACTCATAACATGCAGCAGGCGGCGCGTGTCTCCCAGTACACGGCGTTTCTATGGGACGGGACGCTTGTAGAGTTTGGGGAAACGGGAAGGCTTTTCACCAATCCCGTCAGGAAAGAGACCGAGGATTACATCACCGGTCGGTATGGTTAA
- the cysS gene encoding cysteine--tRNA ligase, translated as MVYNTLSRRKEEFVPGVNQVRMYVCGPTTYNFIHLGNARALVVFDTIRRYLEYKGYRVKYVQNFTDIDDKIINRAREENTSARELAEKYIGEYFRDADALRVKRATVHPRASEHIPEMIDMVRVLCEKGIAYEYGGDVYFSVRSFPGYGKLSGRTLEEMLAGARVEVDERKRDPLDFVLWKAAKPGEPFWESPWGAGRPGWHLECSVMSLKYLGFGFDIHGGGSDLIFPHHENEIAQAEAYAGSEPFARYWVHNGFVTVDEEKMSKSLGNFFLVRGLLQEWAPEILRFFLLSTHYRSPLDFNDAALKNARKSFNRLGNTLDLLNDTVGDGQGKKTAGRLAREAEAFRSRVADCVAQFEEAMDDDFNTALALAALFNMGREINGFINGDQFQPTPGVLYLLAQIREYYLNLLDVLGLVPGEKRELGEEYRQPLIRIALSLKDEAGGRLPDRLPDGPRELLELLLKIRREARQQKNYQLSDALRDALREEGIIIEDTPRGTRWRLV; from the coding sequence ATGGTGTACAACACATTGTCTAGGAGAAAAGAGGAGTTTGTCCCGGGAGTGAACCAGGTCAGGATGTATGTCTGCGGCCCCACCACCTACAACTTCATCCACCTGGGAAATGCCCGTGCCCTGGTGGTTTTCGACACCATCAGGCGTTACCTGGAGTATAAGGGCTATAGAGTCAAGTATGTCCAAAACTTCACCGATATCGACGACAAGATCATCAATAGGGCGCGGGAAGAAAACACCAGCGCCCGGGAGCTTGCCGAAAAGTACATCGGGGAATACTTCCGGGATGCCGACGCCTTAAGGGTGAAGCGGGCCACCGTTCACCCCCGGGCGAGCGAGCACATACCGGAGATGATCGACATGGTCAGGGTCCTTTGCGAGAAAGGGATCGCCTATGAGTACGGTGGGGATGTCTATTTCTCCGTGCGCTCTTTTCCAGGGTACGGCAAGCTTTCGGGGCGAACCCTGGAGGAGATGCTGGCCGGGGCGCGGGTGGAAGTGGATGAACGCAAGCGCGATCCCCTGGATTTTGTGCTTTGGAAGGCGGCCAAACCGGGGGAGCCTTTTTGGGAGAGTCCGTGGGGCGCGGGGCGGCCGGGATGGCACCTGGAGTGTTCGGTGATGTCCCTTAAGTATCTGGGATTTGGTTTCGACATTCACGGTGGGGGGAGCGACCTCATCTTCCCCCACCATGAAAATGAGATCGCCCAGGCCGAGGCCTATGCCGGTTCTGAGCCTTTTGCCCGCTATTGGGTCCACAACGGATTTGTTACCGTGGACGAGGAAAAGATGTCCAAGTCCCTGGGCAACTTCTTTCTCGTCAGGGGGCTTTTACAAGAGTGGGCTCCCGAGATCCTGCGCTTCTTTCTCCTATCCACACATTATCGCAGCCCGCTGGACTTCAACGACGCTGCACTGAAAAATGCTCGCAAGAGCTTTAACAGGCTGGGGAACACCCTCGATCTCCTTAACGATACCGTTGGGGATGGGCAAGGAAAAAAGACGGCTGGAAGACTGGCGCGGGAGGCAGAGGCCTTCCGCAGCCGGGTGGCGGATTGTGTGGCTCAATTTGAAGAGGCCATGGATGACGACTTCAACACCGCCCTGGCCCTGGCCGCCCTCTTCAATATGGGGCGGGAGATCAACGGCTTTATCAACGGCGACCAGTTTCAGCCGACGCCGGGGGTGCTCTACCTGCTGGCGCAGATCAGGGAGTATTACCTGAACCTCCTGGATGTGCTCGGGCTGGTGCCGGGGGAGAAGAGGGAGCTGGGAGAGGAATACCGCCAACCCCTTATCAGGATTGCCCTTTCCCTTAAGGACGAAGCGGGCGGCCGGCTTCCGGACAGGCTTCCCGACGGCCCCCGGGAGCTGCTCGAGCTGCTGCTGAAGATCCGCCGGGAGGCCCGGCAGCAGAAGAATTACCAATTGTCCGACGCCCTGCGCGATGCCTTGAGGGAAGAGGGGATCATTATCGAAGATACCCCCCGTGGCACGCGCTGGCGGCTGGTATAG
- the pstA gene encoding phosphate ABC transporter permease PstA produces the protein MSGLKKTRERLAQALVWSAAVITVGLLLLIIIYIMMQGLGKLSIDFFLENPRRMGSAGGIYSPLIGTLYFIFVTMLLAVPVGVGAAVYLTEFTHEGPLVRVIRFFTDALAGIPSIVIGLFGFAFFVVMLQPLTGGWSILSGSLTAFCMILPTIVRVSEEALRAVPTSYREGSLALGAGKWDTVLHVVIPSALPGILTGVLLGVGRVIGETAPLLLTLGGSLLVPRSVFSPARTLSMHLYLVAMETGEFSVAFATGAVLVMVVLLLNLAGYCLLQRLMGRVGGNR, from the coding sequence GTGAGCGGCCTTAAAAAAACCAGGGAGCGACTGGCGCAAGCGCTGGTCTGGAGCGCCGCCGTCATTACGGTTGGCCTGCTTCTTTTGATCATTATTTACATCATGATGCAGGGACTGGGGAAGCTCAGTATCGACTTTTTCCTGGAAAATCCTCGCCGCATGGGAAGCGCCGGGGGAATCTATTCACCCCTTATCGGCACCCTTTATTTTATCTTTGTGACAATGCTTCTGGCGGTGCCGGTGGGAGTTGGAGCGGCCGTTTATTTGACCGAATTTACCCATGAGGGCCCCCTGGTGCGGGTGATCAGGTTCTTTACGGATGCTCTGGCGGGGATACCCTCCATCGTCATCGGGCTTTTTGGTTTTGCTTTCTTTGTGGTGATGCTGCAACCTCTGACAGGGGGATGGTCGATTCTCTCCGGATCCCTGACTGCTTTCTGCATGATTCTGCCAACTATTGTCCGGGTTTCGGAGGAGGCTCTGCGCGCAGTTCCCACCTCCTATAGGGAGGGAAGCCTGGCTCTGGGTGCCGGTAAGTGGGACACCGTCCTTCATGTGGTAATTCCCAGCGCTCTTCCGGGGATTCTTACCGGTGTTCTCCTGGGTGTTGGCCGGGTGATCGGGGAAACGGCACCTTTATTGCTGACCCTCGGCGGTTCCCTCCTCGTACCCAGGTCTGTATTCAGCCCGGCGCGCACACTTTCCATGCACCTTTATCTGGTGGCCATGGAGACCGGGGAATTTTCCGTCGCCTTTGCCACAGGGGCGGTGCTGGTCATGGTCGTTCTCCTGTTGAACCTGGCCGGTTATTGCCTTCTGCAGCGCTTGATGGGGCGAGTAGGCGGGAACAGATAG
- the phoU gene encoding phosphate signaling complex protein PhoU: MVRKSYREQLADLKENVLIMGTMVEEAIYKAVKSLKERDEELAQKVIDGDDAIDGYLVQIEDSCVRLLALQQPMARDLRVISTAIKIITDLERMADLAVDIARVTLRLSGQQLIKPLIDIPRMMEIAQRMTRISLDAYVQEDPEQVLCLRDYDHEVDALYNQVFRELLTFMIEDPRTITQATQLLFVARFLERIADHATNVGESVYYMVKGERKELND, from the coding sequence GTGGTCAGAAAATCCTATCGTGAGCAGCTTGCAGATCTGAAGGAAAATGTTTTAATAATGGGGACGATGGTTGAAGAGGCTATCTACAAAGCCGTTAAGTCGCTTAAAGAGCGCGATGAGGAGCTGGCGCAAAAGGTGATCGACGGTGATGATGCCATCGACGGTTACCTGGTGCAGATAGAGGACAGTTGTGTGAGGCTCCTCGCCCTGCAGCAGCCTATGGCACGTGACCTGCGCGTGATCAGCACGGCCATCAAGATCATCACCGACCTGGAGAGGATGGCCGACCTGGCCGTGGATATCGCCAGGGTTACCCTGCGGCTTTCCGGACAGCAGCTCATCAAGCCGCTAATCGATATCCCCCGGATGATGGAGATCGCCCAGAGGATGACCAGGATCAGCCTGGACGCTTATGTTCAGGAGGATCCCGAGCAAGTGCTCTGTTTGCGCGACTACGATCATGAGGTGGATGCTCTTTATAACCAGGTTTTCCGGGAACTCCTGACATTTATGATCGAAGATCCCCGTACCATCACACAGGCCACCCAACTTCTTTTCGTCGCCAGGTTTCTGGAAAGGATTGCCGATCATGCCACCAATGTCGGGGAGTCGGTTTACTATATGGTGAAAGGTGAACGCAAGGAACTCAATGATTAA
- a CDS encoding DUF342 domain-containing protein: MLRSGNQDSKLPKQNDTQADHDAVDLPCWLAIIGGIVVASHPEGGPYPILHPCKGLRLFINGQEKTEPVPVRTSDHVEIRGTTEIEKGSWHLQVSPDKMEAVLHIKPELVIKRIVKDMPPSRYLRPEFQEVKESSAPLTLKELAEELAQKGIKYGIDRTAFNLALTATEETSIVVARGKEPVPGTDADVEFFFENRAKVPVEKDLNSTVDFRDIFSYISVEAGTVLAKKRPAVKGTPGIAVSGEVIPPPEPRDIELFAGQGCVISDDGLEAIAINFGRPVAKRKENRVLISVLPILQHQGDVDISSGNISFNGDISISGQIKEKMRVKAGGNVAVKGIVSHSEVMAGGSIIVHNNIFSSTLIAGLYQVFPQQLVQVLKKIEKELQNLVGVTKTLAGKQPQEKLPVGSEILKNYQDLTSAITLLSEGVRQFPQLTAIEEFRLLVNSLTAIARSPLTATSPVFLEKTANALSNFFKDVNPPSQEEGNIIIHYAVSSTLMAANRIQVTGKGCYHCELHAGNSVRVDGIFRGGKILAGGNVYIGTLGARGTPTSVATTEGSITAGYVFEGSLIRLGKSSYKFERNEEKVVLTLDPTENRINKTYW, from the coding sequence ATGTTGCGAAGCGGCAACCAAGACTCAAAACTTCCCAAACAAAACGATACTCAGGCCGACCATGACGCAGTCGATCTTCCCTGCTGGCTGGCAATCATCGGTGGAATAGTAGTGGCCAGTCATCCTGAAGGGGGCCCCTATCCCATCCTTCATCCCTGCAAAGGACTGCGATTATTTATCAACGGTCAGGAAAAAACCGAGCCGGTACCGGTAAGAACAAGCGATCACGTAGAGATAAGAGGAACAACTGAGATTGAGAAAGGCTCCTGGCACCTTCAGGTTTCACCTGATAAAATGGAAGCCGTTCTTCATATCAAACCGGAACTGGTAATCAAGCGTATAGTCAAAGATATGCCCCCCTCACGCTACTTGAGGCCGGAATTCCAAGAGGTAAAAGAGTCCTCTGCCCCGCTAACCCTCAAGGAGCTGGCAGAGGAGCTTGCACAAAAAGGTATTAAATACGGTATTGACCGGACAGCCTTTAACCTTGCCCTCACCGCTACTGAGGAAACCTCCATAGTTGTTGCCCGAGGCAAGGAGCCCGTACCGGGCACAGATGCTGATGTCGAGTTTTTCTTCGAAAACCGGGCGAAGGTGCCCGTTGAAAAGGATTTAAACAGCACGGTTGATTTTCGAGATATTTTTTCCTACATATCGGTGGAAGCGGGGACGGTTTTGGCCAAGAAGCGGCCGGCCGTCAAGGGAACTCCGGGCATTGCCGTCAGCGGGGAGGTCATCCCCCCACCAGAACCCCGAGATATTGAGTTGTTCGCCGGACAGGGCTGCGTTATCAGTGATGACGGATTGGAAGCAATAGCGATTAATTTCGGCCGCCCTGTTGCCAAAAGAAAAGAGAATAGGGTTCTTATCTCCGTCCTCCCTATTCTCCAGCATCAAGGGGACGTGGATATCTCTTCCGGCAACATCTCTTTTAACGGTGACATCAGTATCTCCGGTCAGATCAAAGAGAAGATGCGCGTCAAGGCCGGGGGGAATGTCGCCGTAAAAGGCATCGTATCCCACAGCGAGGTCATGGCCGGGGGATCAATTATTGTGCACAACAACATCTTTTCTTCAACACTCATTGCCGGATTATATCAGGTTTTCCCCCAGCAACTCGTTCAAGTCCTTAAGAAAATTGAAAAAGAACTGCAGAACCTGGTTGGCGTCACGAAAACTCTCGCCGGCAAGCAGCCGCAGGAGAAATTGCCGGTCGGTTCTGAGATCCTTAAGAACTACCAGGACCTTACCTCTGCAATAACACTTCTGAGCGAAGGGGTTCGGCAGTTCCCGCAGCTGACGGCCATCGAAGAATTTCGGCTGCTGGTGAACAGCCTGACCGCCATCGCGCGCTCCCCTTTGACTGCAACCAGTCCGGTTTTTCTGGAGAAAACCGCAAATGCTCTTTCAAACTTCTTCAAAGATGTCAACCCTCCCTCTCAAGAGGAGGGGAATATTATAATTCACTACGCCGTTTCTTCAACACTCATGGCCGCCAACCGGATCCAGGTGACGGGCAAAGGCTGTTACCACTGTGAACTCCATGCCGGTAATTCCGTTAGGGTAGACGGCATTTTTCGCGGAGGTAAAATCCTGGCAGGAGGGAATGTGTACATCGGAACTCTGGGAGCGCGGGGCACACCCACCTCTGTTGCCACCACCGAGGGGTCCATAACCGCTGGCTACGTCTTTGAAGGCTCCCTCATTCGCCTCGGGAAGTCTTCTTATAAGTTTGAGAGGAACGAAGAAAAAGTTGTCCTCACCCTCGACCCGACGGAAAACCGGATCAACAAAACCTACTGGTGA
- the pstC gene encoding phosphate ABC transporter permease subunit PstC, translated as MLVKKERFYPGLLLLCALTSIMVVVLVGLFVFLQGYPLLSKTGFFSFLLGRNWSPGQGDFGILPMVVGTFAVTLGALLVGVPLGVTTAIFLAEYAPAGIGIWTRRAVELLAGIPSVVYGLFGMTVIVPLVRQVAMNWFGAMLSPEMKTGYCIVAASLVLAVMILPTIVSISEDALRAVPGEYREGSYALGVPRWETIVHCLLPAARSGIIAAVVLGMGRAVGETMAVLMVAGNAPALPRSIFSPVRTLSGNIGLEMAYASGEHAQALFATGVVLFLLIMLLNSCVLLFAGKGVRTR; from the coding sequence ATGCTTGTGAAAAAAGAAAGGTTTTACCCGGGACTTCTTCTGTTGTGTGCTTTGACCTCGATCATGGTGGTCGTCTTAGTCGGTCTCTTCGTTTTCCTTCAGGGATACCCCCTGCTGTCAAAAACGGGATTTTTCTCCTTTCTCCTCGGGAGAAACTGGTCACCCGGGCAGGGGGATTTCGGCATCCTGCCGATGGTTGTCGGCACCTTTGCGGTGACCCTGGGTGCCCTTCTGGTGGGTGTACCCCTCGGGGTAACAACGGCAATTTTTCTGGCCGAGTATGCTCCGGCAGGGATCGGCATTTGGACGCGGCGGGCTGTGGAGCTGCTGGCGGGGATTCCCTCTGTGGTCTACGGCCTGTTCGGCATGACCGTCATCGTTCCGTTAGTGCGCCAGGTGGCGATGAACTGGTTTGGAGCCATGCTGTCTCCTGAGATGAAAACAGGTTACTGTATTGTGGCCGCCTCTCTGGTTCTGGCCGTCATGATCCTTCCCACAATCGTCAGCATCTCCGAGGATGCCCTGCGCGCCGTACCCGGAGAATACAGGGAAGGCTCTTACGCTCTGGGTGTTCCCCGTTGGGAGACCATTGTTCACTGCCTGCTTCCTGCCGCCCGCTCCGGAATTATTGCCGCGGTTGTTCTCGGCATGGGGCGGGCTGTCGGGGAGACCATGGCCGTTCTGATGGTTGCCGGGAACGCCCCTGCCCTGCCCAGGTCAATCTTCTCTCCTGTACGCACCTTGAGCGGTAATATCGGCCTGGAGATGGCTTATGCCTCTGGGGAGCATGCCCAGGCACTCTTTGCAACCGGGGTTGTCCTCTTTCTTTTGATTATGCTCTTAAACAGTTGCGTCCTCCTCTTTGCCGGAAAGGGGGTAAGAACCAGGTGA